In Gossypium arboreum isolate Shixiya-1 chromosome 3, ASM2569848v2, whole genome shotgun sequence, the sequence AACTCACACCATTGACACCAAAGCTTGCGCCTTACAGGTCTGTCAGTTTTGATAATATCAACTCTAAACTAATTTGGGAAAAGTATCATCAAGGCCTTTTTActaaaagttaaattatattttgacccctttacctaaaaaaaaaagtaaatttattcttatatgttaaattaaagaataaattgatctttcaattaaaaatttcatccattcctactattaaaaatttattCTTATAAGTCATTAGCTTGAGATACATGTGAGTCGTAACGTGATTATTTTGTCAGTCATGTCTGGTTTTAGGGATGATATTTTTAGCAAAAATAATCAATATGCTTTTTGATCTAATATAGCGAgactaatttattcatttttttaaataaaagagacAAAATGTAATTTAACTCTTAGTAGAGGGACCTTGATGGTACTTCTACCAAgaaatttctatcattttgtattgTGAATATTATAGGAGTGTATTAGAGTAAAATTTGCTTACACTGTAGGGGTTTCTTTGTACTATTTTATGTTATGGTTAAAACTTATTGGTACctgatttggttttgtataaactAAATCCAAAATTACTAATCTATTAGTAAATATACATTTTAaacattaaattttgaaaaattataaaatgatcattGGATTATTCAAAATTTCGATAAAATCACAAGTTGCTAGCATATTTGTGACATTCAATCACAAGAACACCATAAATACATCAAAAGTTGCTAGCAAATAAGAGAGGAAAGATGGATtagattataaaatttataattttcagccacaaaaatgcaaaaaaaaaaaaatccaaacccctattaaattaaaatattttgactCAACCGAATTTGCATTTCACAAGAATCTGACAATTCAGTTGCCTTCGAAAACTGTTCAACACTGACTGACCTGTAAGCCGCAAGCATCATTTAAACATCATTTCAGTCCTAGGAAAGCTAAATTCCAGTATTCTAGCATGCTAAAATCTCAAGTTCTCAAACCTTCATCTTCAATGGCCTGTGTTGAACCAAAGCTAGCCTATAACAGGAACAAGGGAAGCATCCTTTGCTGTTGGTAAGAATGTACAAATCTCTATAGCTAGAGAGCTCCCCTTTTTCTTGTTCTAAAATAGCTCCAAATCAATCTGATATTCTTCCTATCAGAGCTTGTTGTGTAACGCATATCATACGATTGTTTCTTACAAATTAAAATATGGTTCTATTTTGCTAATCATGGGCTAAATATCAATTTCAAAGGCTACTTTCGGCTACAATACATTATATACACAAGTatacatacacacatacatataAACCAACCATCAGGTATAGTCTACTGCGATTAGTGAATGTATCGGATAGTAACAGTGAAATATGTATTACAAACAACACATCTATACAAAACCAAACCAGACACTGATAAGTTCTAACCATAATATAAAACAGTACTACAAAATCACAATTAGACATTTCTTTGAACTCTTTAGTAACTGCAATAATTGGTTGCTGACTTTCCTTGTCTGTGTCACAGACAGGCCCTTCGTTCTTATTATGAGATTTTCCAAAACCATTGCATTATCCAAGAAATAACTAACCATTTCAATCATATGTGtcacaaagcatgaaatttcaatCTCCTTTAGATGAAATGACAAACAAGAAGGAACTTCTATAGGTAAAGCCTTCCATCGAGTTCCCGCATCAACCTAAACTcatgaaaaaagaagaaaagttaTTTGATTTGTACCATGAATTTAGGTGATCTCGAACATGCTTtcgatttcttttaaatttatagtAACTGTGGATGTAACTGACACTAAAACAATCAACTGCAACGAATACACACGAACTTAGATAAAGACTTCATACCGGAAAATTGAGGTTAAGTGTCTCTAGATTAGGCGCACAATGTAGAAACTCCACAAGCCAAGTTTCTATCCCATTAAAACCATGACCACCATATTCGAATTCAATAAGGTTGTGAAATATAGGAAGTCGACTTGTTCGGAAAATCTGGACAGACAAAAACTTGGAGCTATTATATAATGTTAAATTGTATAATGTTAGAAGGAAAATCACACATGAATACTAAGTTTACTAACCGCTTCATCAGTGGTTAAACTTAGAGACCGCACATTGCGAATTCCTTGAATAAGATGAGTTGCACTTGTTTCACAATCAATGGAATCATTCTCACAGATGTTAAGACGGGCTTTTTCTAGAGACTTCATGTTAGTCAAAGTATAGCCTTCAACTACTGCGTCAGTATATTGAAAATAAACAAGATTTGGCGCATTAATCACCACCACATAATCTAAATTTCCAGATTCTCCAAGATCAAAATCTAAAACCAATCTCTTAAGCGAAGGACTTTGGATATTGACCTCACGCAAATAATCAGAATCACAATGAATAAAAGCCAAATCTTCTAAGACATGGCAATTGGAAATTAACCTATGAATGGAATCACCTACAAATGAGGCGTTTCTAAGCTGCAAAGTCTTCAGATTCCCTAAACAAACGTCAGATGGGACCGTAATCTCAGAACCTACTGCAACCAA encodes:
- the LOC108475495 gene encoding F-box protein At4g22280-like yields the protein MAMCVEDRISSFPDHILCHILSFLPIEEAVRTSIISTKWRYLFASISTIKFDGHLMRGLADRNVDSFKNFVDRLLKFPDQVSLDCFRLDDIVSWNDKDRNFDVSDWICAALCRGVKEIDLDLDNLGDILPAVLFTCHSLVTLKLVAVGSEITVPSDVCLGNLKTLQLRNASFVGDSIHRLISNCHVLEDLAFIHCDSDYLREVNIQSPSLKRLVLDFDLGESGNLDYVVVINAPNLVYFQYTDAVVEGYTLTNMKSLEKARLNICENDSIDCETSATHLIQGIRNVRSLSLTTDEAIFRTSRLPIFHNLIEFEYGGHGFNGIETWLVEFLHCAPNLETLNLNFPVDAGTRWKALPIEVPSCLSFHLKEIEISCFVTHMIEMVSYFLDNAMVLENLIIRTKGLSVTQTRKVSNQLLQLLKSSKKCLIVIL